The following DNA comes from Prosthecobacter algae.
TGTGCTCGTATCACCATCAATGGTGATGCAGTTGAACGACTGATCCACCGCACTGCGCATGGCCCGCTTCAGTTCATCGGGAGAAATCTTCGCATCGGTCGTGATGAAGCACAGCATCGTCGCCATGTTCGGGCAGATCATTCCCGCGCCTTTGGCAATGCCACCGATGCGGAAACTCCCGTCCCCGCAGGGTACTTCGATGGAGTAGCTCTTCGGCTTCGTATCGCTGGTCATGATCGCCCGTGAGGCATCGTCAGAACCTGTGGGCGTGAGTATTTCCGCCAGTTCTTTCACTCGGGGAGTGATGCGCTGGATGGGCATGTTCATGCCGATGATGCCGGTGGAGCACACCTGCACCTGGCGCATGCGGATGCCCAGCGCTTCCGCCGTGGCCTTGCACATGGCCTTCGCATCCTGGATGCCCTGGGGCCCCGTGCAGGCATTGGCATTGCCGCTGTTGGCAATGATGGCACGCACATCGCTGTCCTTGATGTGCTGCTGGGACACACGCACGCAGGCCGCACGGACCTTGTTCGTCGTAAAGACCGCATCCGTCACCGTGGGCACATCGGAGGTCAACAGCATCAGATCCAGGCGTGTGACCTCTGGATTCTTGATGCCGCAGGAGATGGCCCCCGCACGAAATCCGCGCGCAGCCGTCACCCCACCGTCAATGATTTTAAATGGCACCCGCACCTCGCGGAAGGGATCAAAGAAATCGTCGCTCATACACTCAAAAGTCCTGCAGCAGGGTCAAAGCCACACACTAGGTTCATATTCTGCACCGCCTGGCTGGAAGCGCCTTTACCGATGTTGTCTTCGGCACTCATCAAAATCAGGCGGCCCGCCCGTGTGTCCATGGCCCAGCCGATATCCACAAAGTTCGTCCCCATCACATGCTTCGTATCCGGGCTCTGATTCTTGCCCAGCAGACGGATGAAGGTCTGGTCGGCGTAAGCGTTATTCAATACAGCTTCCACCTGCTCAATCGTCACACCCGGTTTCGGTGTCGCAAAGATGGTGGTGCAAATACCCGCAAACACAGGCACCAGATGGGGCACAAAGGACAACCGCACCGGACGTCCGGCGGCGATCTCCAGTTCCTGGCCGACTTCGCTCAAGTGGCGATGCTGGGGGACACTGTAGCTACGCAGGCTGTTCTGGATCTCACAAAACAGTAGCGGGATGCTAGCATTCCGCCCCGCCCCACTGGCCCCGCTCATGCTGGAAACTGCTAGTGGATCTTCCGTCAGCAGCCCTGCCTTCAGCAGCGGGATCAGCGGCAGCAAGATGCTTGTGGGGTAGCAGCCTGGGCAGGCGATGAGACGTGCCTTTTTGATCTCTTCTGCACGCACTTCAGGCAGGGCATACACCGCCTCATCCAGCAGCTCAGGTGCGGGATGTTCATGCGCATAAAATTCCTTGTACACTTCGGCACTGCGCAGACGGAAGTCAGCACTCAGATCGATGACCTTGATGCCCGCCTCCAGCAGCGGTTTGGCATACTCCACAGACACCCCATGAGGCAGGGCCAGAAAGGCAATTTGTGCGCCACTCTCCTTCAGGGTCGCGACATCCGGGTTCGTGAAAGTCAGCGTATCCGCCACGCCCACTTTGCGGAAGCGGGGGAACTCCGCCGAGAGGGCTTTACCAGCGAGCGTGCGCGAAGTCACCGCTACCAGCTCGGCATGAGGATGGCGCAGCAGCAGCTTCAGCAGTTCAATGCCTGAATAACCACTCGCACCAAGGACGGCAACTTTGACTTTGTCTAACATCGGGAGGGCGAAGTATGCGCCCCTGCGCCCGTCTCGCAAGACCAGATTTGAGTTGTCTGTGACGAATGGCCACAAAACTCAGCCACCATGCCCCGCCGTCATGCTGAGACCAAGGAGGCTGCATTGGAGAGGTGTGGGCCGCTCGGCGAGTGATCGTATGTCAACAACGACAATCATCCGATCAACAACAAGTCAAAACCTCACCGCTATGAAACACGCACCTACCGCCGCTGGCGCCCTTCTGGGCCTTCTGTTTATCACCTTTGGCCTGAATTTCTTCTTCAATTTCATCCCCATGCCTGCGGATCCCTCCCCCGCTGACGCCCCGCACAAGCTTTTCATGGCCGCGCTCTTCCCCACGGGCTACCTCGCCTTTGTGAAGGTGCTTGAAATCACCGGCGGTCTCCTGGTGGCCCTGCCGAAGACCCGCAACATCGGCCTGCTCATCCTCGGCCCCATCGTCGTCAACATCCTCGCCTTCCATGTCTTCCTGACCAAGGGCGCGGGCCTGTTTGAGCCACCGGTGCTGCTCATCACAGCCCTTTCTGCCTACCTGCTCTTCGCCGGTCGCCGCGCTTTTGCCGGCCTACTCAAGGCTTAACCCTCCCCCCGGAAAAAAGAGCCAGTCTTCTGCCAATGGCGGGAGGCTGGCTTTCTTTTTGTGAGGGGCATCCCGTGACTTCTTCATGGACCCACCGCCCCGGCTGCGCTATCCGCAGCACCATGCAGATCACCAGTGCCAGCAATGAAAAGATCAAACACGCCCGCCGTGTCCGCGATGGTCGTGAGCCCGGTCTGATCTTCATTGAGGGCCTGCGCCTAGCTGAGGAAGCAGTGAACTCCAGCCTAACCATTGAAGTCTGTTTTTCCGATTCTCTTGACCCAGCCGAGTCACGTCTGGTCGCACTCCTAAAACGGCTGGAACAAAATTCAGTGCCGCACTTCACCACCACCACGGACATCATCCGGGCCATGAGTGACACGGTGCAGAGCCAGGGCATCATCCTCATCGCACGCCGCCCTGCCCAGCAGACCACAGGAGCCTGGCAAAAAAATAGCACTCTGCTGCTGGGCCTGGATCGCCTGCAGGATCCTGGCAATCTCGGCACCCTCATTCGCACCGCCGAGGCCGCTGGCGTCGGCGGCATCGTCTCTCTCAAAGGCAGTGCCGATGCATTCTCTCCCAAAGTTCTGCGCAGCTCCATGGGCTCCGCCTTCCGCCTGCCCCTGCTGGAAAATGCCAGCGCAGCAGACCTCAACGCCTTGCAGGTAAATCAGGGTTTCAAGATCGTCGCTGCTGCGGGTGAAGGCGAAATGGATTACACCGACTACGATTGGCAGCAGCCTACGCTTCTTTTGTTAGGCAATGAGGGGCGAGGTGTGGCCCCAGAGCTGATGCAGCAGTGCGACGTTCGTCTTCGCATCCCCATGCATGCAGGGGTGGAGTCGCTAAACGTCGCCGCCGCTGGTGCCGTCATGCTGTTTGAGGCCGCCCGTCAGCGCCGGTGATTCAGCGGAGCGTGCGCGGCACAAAGGCCCACTGCATACCCGCCGCCTCTGCCGCCACGATGCCCGCCTGACCATCTTCCAGCACCAGGCATTCCTTCGGGTCCACACCCAGCTTTTCAGCCGCGAGCAGAAACATATCCGGCGCAGGTTTACCACGCTTCACATACGCAGGCGTCACGATGACCGGGAACAGATGCAGCAGCCCGCTGGCGGCCAGACAGCCGCGCACGATGATCTCCTCACTGCCCGAGGCGACAGCCATCGGAAACTTGCCTTCCAGAGAACGGGCAAAATCCGCCACGGGCTTGATCGCCTCCATCTGCGGGATGATCTTCAAAAACATCTCCACTTTGGATTCCGCGACGGCGTCGGGATCAATGGCACTGCCATACTGCTCATTGAGTTCCATCACCACATCCTGCTCCCGAACACCCGCACGGGCATAGAAGAACTCTTCGGTAAAATCAAAGGGCGCACCGTGCAGCTTCAGCGAGGCAAGCCAAGCTTCGTAGTGCTTCGGCATGGAGTCCACCAGGGTGCCGTCACAATCAAAGATGTAGGCGCGAAAGGGGTAGTCAGGAATCTCGAGCATGAGGAGGGTATGCCTTCCTTATACCAGGACGGCTCTGATGTCGAATGCCTCGTGGTTCCCCCTCGTCCCTCAGTGCCCTTCCCCACGGTCTTCTAGGTAGTCCAGGGCCTTGGTCAGGCTGGACTGCGTTAGGAAGTGATTCAGGCGGGCCGGCAGCACTGGTTTTAACCGGACATGCTCCGCGCTCAAAGCTTCCGACACGCGCTGCAATTCCGCCAGATGTGCCGCTGGGTCACGGTCGCGAAAGGCATGATCTGCAATGGTTTCCAGCCTCTGACGCAGCAGAGTGTGAAGGGTGGCAAATTCAGGATTCACAGCGATTTATCGATCAACAGAGCCGCAGCCCGGCGTGGGTTTGGGTGATACCCGTTCATGCTCGCACGGATCTTCTTGGCACGGTCCACACAGGCCTCCGCTTTCTGAAAATCCCCCGACGCTTTGTACACGGCCCCCAGGTTGATGTAGGTCTGGGAAAGATCGGCCGGATCCATTTGGTCCGTGGCCAAATTTTCGCGGATACTCAGCGCATGTTCATGCATCTGCTGGGCATTTTCCACGTCCAGATTCGCGTAATAAAGCACCCCCAGATTGTTATACACGGAGGCCACCCGGGCACTACGATCCCCATCCGTAAGTTGGAAGATATCCAGCGCCTCCTGGTAGTATTGCTCCGCCTTCGTGTAATCCCGTGTCTGCTTGAAGATCATCGCCAGATTGTTCTTGATGGTGGCCACCTTATCACTGTTGGCGATGCCTCCTTGTTCGGCGATCTTCAGTGCCTTTTGGTAATATTCCGCAGCTTGATCTGCACGGCCCCAGCGATCATACAGATGCGCCAGCAGCGAGTGAATGCCCGTGAGCAGTTCAGCATCCGGCTTGCGAGGTTCCTGGGCGCGAAAAAGAGCCTCCCGATAAAGCGACTCCGCCTTGCGAAATTCCCCCTCCTTTTGCCGCAAATCTGCCAAAACGCTGATCTGCTCCACCAGCGTCCCGACTCGGGAAGAATCATGGTAGGCAACACGACGCGCCTCCTCCACACTGCGCGAGGCGGCGGCAATCTGACGCTCCAGGTTGGGGTCCACAATGAAGAATAGGCTAAACCGTGACCGGGATCAACTCGCGTCGCGGTAGGATTGGGCAAGGTTGGCGATCTGGTTGCGCGCCTTCGCCATCATGTCACGGGAAACCCCCGCGTTCTCATACCAATGCGTGTAGGCATGATTGTCAAACATGATGTCGAACTGCGCAATCAGACGCTCAAAGACAGCCGCGATGCCGGTGTGATTCACCAGGGCCAGACCGCTCGAGGCAAAACCTCCAGGCGCTGTTTCCGCATACCCCAGCTTCAGCCCGCCCGAGGAGGGCATGTAGCTCGCATAGTTCAGGGACTTGCGGATGGTGGCCATGTTTTCATCCACGTCCTTCGCCTTGATATCCCCACGGAAAAGCGCACTCGCCGCCAGATAGACCCCCTGCTGCCAGTCAATGGCCGCCGTGAAGTTATCCTGCGAAAAGGTTTCGCGCGCCAGATCCGGAAAATTCGTCCGCACCTGCCCTTCCTGCCCGGCACCGCGCATCGGCGCAAAGCTGGCGGTCAAGAAGTGGTTGCCCGGGAACGGCACCAGATTGGTGACAAATTCGCTCAAGTCCGTATTCAGCTTGCCCGGAAACCGCAAAGACGCCGTCACCGAACTGACAATCAGCGCGATGATGTTGTTCAGGTCCATGTAGTTCGGGCTGCGGTTCAGCTTCGATTTGGCGATGCGGAACAGGGCCTCATTGTCCAGCAGCACCGCCCCATCCGCATTGTCCAAAATGCGCTGCAGGGTGAGGATGGCATTGTAGGGCTCCACAGCGGAGTCCGAGATCAGCGGCGAAGGTACCACGGAGAAAGTGAAGATGCGCTTTTTCGGATAGGCCTGGCGCAGGCGCTCCAGGATCAGCGAGCCGAGACCCGAGCCTGAACCACCACCGATGGAGTGCGTCATCAGGAAGCCCTGCAGCCCCTTGGTTTTCTCCACCGCGCTGTCAATCACGTTCATGATCTGGTCGATGACCTTCTCACCCTCCACATTGTAGCCACGCGCCCAGTTGTTCGCCGCACCTGGGATCTTCCGCACGATGCTGCTCTCATCAAAAAGCTGGGACATATCCCCACCTTCGATACGGGCGATGACACCAGGCTCCAGATCCACCAGCACGGCACGTGGCACGTACTTGCCATCGCGCACCTTGTGAAAGAAGACTTCCATGTTGGAATTAGCCGCAGCATTGCTGCCTTCCTTCAAGGTGCCTGCTTCCGTAAGGCCATGCTCACGCAGTGCCAGCCTCCAAAAGCTGTCTGCGATCTGATTGCCACACTGTCCGACGTGAATGCTTAAAATCTCTCTCACTGTTTGTTCTCCGGGATGGTTCTTGAAACGGTTGCTCTGAAGGTGCCAGACAGCGGCCTAACGGCGGCGGTCCACAAGGTCACGCAGGCTCATGGAACCACGCGCATCATCACTCGCCGCAGCAGCGCGCAGGCTGGTTTCGCCAGCGGTATCCTGCACCTTGGCCTTGGCTCCGCTCTCTTCGGCCACTTGGTAGCTCTGCACCAGTTCCTGGGCCGAGGCGCGCAGGGCATTGATCTGCTCCTCAGACATGCCTTCATTGAGGTACCAGTTGGCGAAGGCCTTGCGCTGCCAAAGCTTGTCAAAGTTGTGGCAGATCCGGTCGAGCACACGGGCGATTTCCGTGTTGTTCGCTAGCAGCACCATGCTCTTGCGATGCGAGATGCCCGACTGCTCCACGTAACCAATTTTGAAAGCCGTGGGAATCCAATAAGTCAGCGGCAGCTTTTCACGCATCGCTGCCAGCGCGGCATCTGCCTGCGGCTTGTCCTCCATGATGCCACGGTAGAGAACCGCAGTGCTGAGGAAGCGGCCTTCCATCGGGGAGCAGGCCGCAAAGACAGAACCATTGTCGAACAGAGACTTGATCATATCTTCAATGCCCTGTTCCTCAAACTTGCTGCGGTCTGGAGGCGTCAGCGGTGCAAAGGCACACATCAGGAAATGCAGCGAAGGCTGGGGAACCAAGTTCGTCAGCAGCTCACGCAGACTGATTTCCACCGTCAGAAATCCGCTAAAACGCATGGAGGCCGTGATGCCAGCCAAAGCTTCCGTGATCAACAGGTTCAGATCGTCCACCGTCGGGCTCTCAATGTTCCATTTGCGGTGGGCCAGCTCA
Coding sequences within:
- the argJ gene encoding bifunctional glutamate N-acetyltransferase/amino-acid acetyltransferase ArgJ → MSDDFFDPFREVRVPFKIIDGGVTAARGFRAGAISCGIKNPEVTRLDLMLLTSDVPTVTDAVFTTNKVRAACVRVSQQHIKDSDVRAIIANSGNANACTGPQGIQDAKAMCKATAEALGIRMRQVQVCSTGIIGMNMPIQRITPRVKELAEILTPTGSDDASRAIMTSDTKPKSYSIEVPCGDGSFRIGGIAKGAGMICPNMATMLCFITTDAKISPDELKRAMRSAVDQSFNCITIDGDTSTNDTVIVMSNGMAECPPIKKGSDEAKIFRCALHKVMLELAKMIVSDGERVTKFVEIRVRNARTHADAKKAAEAVAKSMLVKCSWHGSDPNWGRVIHAVGYSGARLREELIDIYFGGLIACKGGLTTNTPVSELEKVVKEPRFSVTIDLNQGSANHIVYTSDLSEEYVDFNSSEYSAAIHAKRQKGLA
- the argC gene encoding N-acetyl-gamma-glutamyl-phosphate reductase; the encoded protein is MLDKVKVAVLGASGYSGIELLKLLLRHPHAELVAVTSRTLAGKALSAEFPRFRKVGVADTLTFTNPDVATLKESGAQIAFLALPHGVSVEYAKPLLEAGIKVIDLSADFRLRSAEVYKEFYAHEHPAPELLDEAVYALPEVRAEEIKKARLIACPGCYPTSILLPLIPLLKAGLLTEDPLAVSSMSGASGAGRNASIPLLFCEIQNSLRSYSVPQHRHLSEVGQELEIAAGRPVRLSFVPHLVPVFAGICTTIFATPKPGVTIEQVEAVLNNAYADQTFIRLLGKNQSPDTKHVMGTNFVDIGWAMDTRAGRLILMSAEDNIGKGASSQAVQNMNLVCGFDPAAGLLSV
- a CDS encoding RNA methyltransferase; translation: MTSSWTHRPGCAIRSTMQITSASNEKIKHARRVRDGREPGLIFIEGLRLAEEAVNSSLTIEVCFSDSLDPAESRLVALLKRLEQNSVPHFTTTTDIIRAMSDTVQSQGIILIARRPAQQTTGAWQKNSTLLLGLDRLQDPGNLGTLIRTAEAAGVGGIVSLKGSADAFSPKVLRSSMGSAFRLPLLENASAADLNALQVNQGFKIVAAAGEGEMDYTDYDWQQPTLLLLGNEGRGVAPELMQQCDVRLRIPMHAGVESLNVAAAGAVMLFEAARQRR
- a CDS encoding HAD family phosphatase, encoding MLEIPDYPFRAYIFDCDGTLVDSMPKHYEAWLASLKLHGAPFDFTEEFFYARAGVREQDVVMELNEQYGSAIDPDAVAESKVEMFLKIIPQMEAIKPVADFARSLEGKFPMAVASGSEEIIVRGCLAASGLLHLFPVIVTPAYVKRGKPAPDMFLLAAEKLGVDPKECLVLEDGQAGIVAAEAAGMQWAFVPRTLR
- a CDS encoding tetratricopeptide repeat protein yields the protein MDPNLERQIAAASRSVEEARRVAYHDSSRVGTLVEQISVLADLRQKEGEFRKAESLYREALFRAQEPRKPDAELLTGIHSLLAHLYDRWGRADQAAEYYQKALKIAEQGGIANSDKVATIKNNLAMIFKQTRDYTKAEQYYQEALDIFQLTDGDRSARVASVYNNLGVLYYANLDVENAQQMHEHALSIRENLATDQMDPADLSQTYINLGAVYKASGDFQKAEACVDRAKKIRASMNGYHPNPRRAAALLIDKSL
- a CDS encoding tubulin beta chain: MREILSIHVGQCGNQIADSFWRLALREHGLTEAGTLKEGSNAAANSNMEVFFHKVRDGKYVPRAVLVDLEPGVIARIEGGDMSQLFDESSIVRKIPGAANNWARGYNVEGEKVIDQIMNVIDSAVEKTKGLQGFLMTHSIGGGSGSGLGSLILERLRQAYPKKRIFTFSVVPSPLISDSAVEPYNAILTLQRILDNADGAVLLDNEALFRIAKSKLNRSPNYMDLNNIIALIVSSVTASLRFPGKLNTDLSEFVTNLVPFPGNHFLTASFAPMRGAGQEGQVRTNFPDLARETFSQDNFTAAIDWQQGVYLAASALFRGDIKAKDVDENMATIRKSLNYASYMPSSGGLKLGYAETAPGGFASSGLALVNHTGIAAVFERLIAQFDIMFDNHAYTHWYENAGVSRDMMAKARNQIANLAQSYRDAS
- a CDS encoding tubulin beta chain, producing the protein MKVNNTIVVSIGQAGNQIAASFWKTVCQEHGIDPLTGQTAPGAAPKGNWSSFFSKLGEASSGSYVPRAIMVDLEPSVIDSVKATSGSLFNPANLISRTEGAGGNFAVGYLGAGREVLPEVMGRLDYEIDKCDNVGGIIVLHAIGGGTGSGFGSLLIESLKEKYGEIPVLSCAVLPSPQVSSVVTEPYNTVFALNTLRRSADACLIFDNEALFELAHRKWNIESPTVDDLNLLITEALAGITASMRFSGFLTVEISLRELLTNLVPQPSLHFLMCAFAPLTPPDRSKFEEQGIEDMIKSLFDNGSVFAACSPMEGRFLSTAVLYRGIMEDKPQADAALAAMREKLPLTYWIPTAFKIGYVEQSGISHRKSMVLLANNTEIARVLDRICHNFDKLWQRKAFANWYLNEGMSEEQINALRASAQELVQSYQVAEESGAKAKVQDTAGETSLRAAAASDDARGSMSLRDLVDRRR